The DNA sequence CATGACGTGTAAACAGGTCAAGCATATGTGTCATAAATGGTACGTCTGTGTCTAAGTTAGCATTTCCTGCGCCATCGATGTTGAAGGTTACTTTTATGTTTGTTTCATTCGTTTTTCGTTCGATTGTTGCTTCTCGTTTACCCATTTTCTTCCTCCATCCGGAATGACTGTTTTATTTACTATTTATTCACCTGAATCTAACATAAATCAATAATCGTTTGATCTGTCTTACACTCGCTTCAGTCTGCTCCCTTTCCTGCGGACGATCCATGAGCCTCCTCGGCTTGATGAAAATCAGGAAGATGATTCATGCCTGTGGGGTCTCATTGCTCGTTCTTCCGCGGGAGTGTCGCAGACCTCCGCTATCCAAAAAAAATATACATATAACGCAAAAATAGATCATGGTTATTTCATACTGCATGGTGCAGTAAAGACCTGCATGAGAGCCCACTCTAAAAATACACCGTTAACTTGGTAGCATTCAATTTGTTATTATTAAATTAATTTATTTTTCTTTTAGTCGGTAGTCAATTGCTCTTGCATGCGCTTCTAATCCTTCTAATCTAGCGAAAGCAGAAATCTTTTCACCGTGTTGCTTTACTGCTGCTTTACTATAAGAAATAATACTCGACTTTTTCGTGAAGTCTTCAACAGTTAGCGGGCTTGAAAACCTCGCTGTACCATTTGTAGGTAAAACGTGATTTGGCCCAGCAAAATAATCACCAACTGGCTCCGAGCTATACTCCCCTAAGAAGATCGCTCCTGCGTGTCTAATGAGTGGTAATACAGCCCAAGGATCCTCTACAACAACCTCTAGATGCTCAGGTGCTAATTCATTAACTGCATCGACTGCCTCTGAAAGTGAAGTGGCGATATAAATTGCTCCGTAGTCATCCATCGATGCTTGTGCAATTTCTCGCTTTGGAAGTGTTTCAAGCTGCTTTTTCACTTCTTCTGCTACTGCTTCTGCTACATGCGCGTCTGTTGTGACTAATACCGCTGATGCCATCGGATCGTGCTCTGCTTGTGATAATAAATCTGCTGCGACGTATTCTGGATTTGCACTTGCATCTGCAAGTACAACTATCTCACTTGGACCAGCAATCATATCGATCGCCACCGTTCCGAACACCTGTTGTTTCGCAAGCGCAACAAAGATGTTTCCTGGACCGACAATTTTATCGACAGCTGTGATTGTTTCAGTTCCGTAAGCAAGCGCCGCTATCGCTTGAGCACCACCTACTTTATAAATTTCCTTTACACCTAGCTCATTTGCAGTAACGAGGACAACATCGTTTAACGTGCCATCCTTTTGCGGAGGCGATGTCATGACAACCCGCTCAACACCAGCTACTTGCGCTGGAACAACATTCATTAAGATTGTCGATGGATACGCCGCACGTCCTCCAGGTACATAAACGCCAACAGCATCAAGCGGTGTCACCTTCTGCCCTAGTATTGTGCCGTTTGCTGCTGTTGTCATCCAAGATTGCTGCACCTGTCTTGCGTGAAAATCTCGGATGTTATCACGCGCCTCGCGGATAATTTCGATCGTTTCCTCGCTTACTGTTTCATAAGCTTTTGTAATCTCTTCATTCGTAACGAGTAAATCTGACACACGCACCCCATCGAATTTTTCCGTAAATTGTTGGAGCGCTTTGTCACCTTCCTGTCTTACTGTTGTGACGATTTCACTGACAGCTTTGCGCTGCTCCTCTGTTCCTTGGTCAATGGAGCGTTTTAATGATACATCTTCTGTTAAAGGGATGATTTTCATCCTATTCTCCTCCTTCAACCACTTTCGTAATGCGCGCAACCATATCATCTATTTGTACCGATTTCGTTCGGTAGCTAACTGGGTTAACGATAAAGCGAGAAGTAATTGGCATCATCGTTTCAATTTCAACAAGCCCATTCTCTTTTAAAGTCCGTCCTGTAGAGACAATATCGACAATACGGTCTGCTAGGCCGATAATTGGTGCGAGCTCAATTGACCCGTTTAGTTTAATAATTTCCACTTGCTCCCCTTGTTCACGAAAATAGCTTGAAGCTAGATTTGGATATTTAGAAGCAATTTTAGGTGCAATGTCCGCATTCGGATTGTAGCTCGGTAACGCTGCTACTGCCATGTAGCATTCGCTAATTTTTAAATCGAGCACTTCATACACGTCACGCTTTTCTTCTATTAGTACGTCTTTACCAGCAACACCAACATCTGCAACACCATGCTCGACATACGTTGGAACGTCCATCGGTTTTGCTAAAATAAAACGCATTCCTGCTTCAGGTGATTCAATGATTAGCTTTCTCGATTCATCAAACTCTGGTGGAAGTGGATAGTTCGCTTTCCTTAAAAGCGCTACCGCTTCATCAAAAATTCGCCCCTTTGGCATCGCTACCGTTAAAAGCTGCTCTGATATTTTCTCTTCTGTCATCGCGCTCCACCTCCATTCCCGTTTGTACCAACAAGATAAATAACCTCAGTAAATTGCGCGGAATACGCATCTACGTCTTTAATACCCTTTATATCTTGCATGACGACAGTGCGATCTTCTTGGCGTAGCTTCATCGACTGCTCCATCGCTTCTTTTCTTCGTTCATTACTGTAAATAATGCACACATCATTCATGATCGACTCTTTAGACTTACCTAGCGCTTCTGTTAAACGATCTAATATTAAGCCAAAACCAGTTGCAGGCTCAGGGTCATGGAATTTACTTAATAGCTCATCGTAACGACCACCGCTTCCTAGTGGGTAGCCAAGCCCTTCACTATACGCTTCAAACACGGTGCCTGTATAGTAGCTCATATGCATGACTAGATTTAAGTCGATAATAATTTTGTCTGATAGATTATAAGCCTCTAACACTTCAATCAGTTCGTATAACTGTTTTAATGCCGTTTTCGCCTCTGAGCTTTCTACTAAAGCTTCAGCTTTTTCGAGTACTTCTGG is a window from the Evansella cellulosilytica DSM 2522 genome containing:
- the hisD gene encoding histidinol dehydrogenase — protein: MKIIPLTEDVSLKRSIDQGTEEQRKAVSEIVTTVRQEGDKALQQFTEKFDGVRVSDLLVTNEEITKAYETVSEETIEIIREARDNIRDFHARQVQQSWMTTAANGTILGQKVTPLDAVGVYVPGGRAAYPSTILMNVVPAQVAGVERVVMTSPPQKDGTLNDVVLVTANELGVKEIYKVGGAQAIAALAYGTETITAVDKIVGPGNIFVALAKQQVFGTVAIDMIAGPSEIVVLADASANPEYVAADLLSQAEHDPMASAVLVTTDAHVAEAVAEEVKKQLETLPKREIAQASMDDYGAIYIATSLSEAVDAVNELAPEHLEVVVEDPWAVLPLIRHAGAIFLGEYSSEPVGDYFAGPNHVLPTNGTARFSSPLTVEDFTKKSSIISYSKAAVKQHGEKISAFARLEGLEAHARAIDYRLKEK
- the hisG gene encoding ATP phosphoribosyltransferase yields the protein MTEEKISEQLLTVAMPKGRIFDEAVALLRKANYPLPPEFDESRKLIIESPEAGMRFILAKPMDVPTYVEHGVADVGVAGKDVLIEEKRDVYEVLDLKISECYMAVAALPSYNPNADIAPKIASKYPNLASSYFREQGEQVEIIKLNGSIELAPIIGLADRIVDIVSTGRTLKENGLVEIETMMPITSRFIVNPVSYRTKSVQIDDMVARITKVVEGGE